Within Gemmatimonadota bacterium, the genomic segment CAGATACCGCGCCGCCGTGATCGGCCTCGGCCGCATGGGGAGCACATTCGACGACGAGATCGACCAGGGCGGATCCATCTTCCTGCCCTACTGTCACGCGCCTTCGTACCAGGCCGCGCCTGACGTGGACCTGGTCGCCGGGGCGGACCCCCACGACGAGCAGCGTTCCATATTCGGCGAGCGCTGGGGCATCGAAGACGACCACCTGTATGCCGACTACCGCGATATGCTCGAGAAGGAGCGTATCGATCTGCTCAGCGTCTGCACCACCGCCCGGATCCGGTCGCGGATCGTTCAGGATGCCGCCCGGGCAGGCGTGAAAGCCATCTGGGCCGAAAAGCCCATCGCACTGACCCTGGCCGAGGCGGATGACATGGTGGAGACCTGCGCGAAACACGGCGTCGCCCTGGCCATCAACTGCGCGCGGCGCTGGCATCCGTTCTTCGCCCACGCGAAGACCATGATCGAAGAAGACGAACTCGGCGAGATCGTCCAGGTGACGGGCTACGGCCAGTGCGGCCTTTCCCACAACGGCAGCCATCTCATCGACATCGTCCGGTACATGGCGGGCGGAAGGGTCGAATGGGTGTACGGTGAGATGGAATCCGACGAGGCCGCGGCGGGCGAGAAGGACCTCATGGGCAACGGATACCTGGCCTTCGACAACGGGGTCCGGGCCTTTGTCCGCGGCATGCCCTGCGGGATCGCGAACTGGGAAATCGACGTCCTGGGCACGAAGGGCCGCTTCCGCTCGATCGCGAACGGGCAGGACGCCGAACTGGTGAAGCTGCATCCCGGCGGTCCGCGGGGCAGAGGCGTGCCGGCCCGCATGCCCTTTCCCTGGCCGGCCCGGTTCCCGTCCATGGGACTGACCATCGTCGCGGACCTGATTTCGGCCGTCGAAAGCGGACATCCACCGAAGTGTTCGGGGGTGGACGGAAGGGAAGCCCTGGAAGTGGCCATCGCCCTCCGGGAATCCCATCGAAGGGGAGGGCAGAAGGTCCATCTGCCCGTGCCGGACCGGGATTCGGGCATCCTGTCCTCCGAAATACACCAGGACGACGTGCCGGCGCGCGTCCGGCGCCTGCGGGGTTAGTGCGGCGCGCGTCCGGCGCCTGCGGGGTTAGGAGGCCGAATGAAGCTCGGATTCGTGACCTACCAGATCGGCCGGGACTGGGACGTGCCGGCCATCATCGACATGTGCGACAGGACGGGTTTCACCGGCGTGGAACTCCGCACGACCCACGCCCACGGCGTGGAATCCTCGTTGAGCGCGGACGAGCGGTCGGAGGTACGGCGAAGTTTCGAGGACAGCGGTATGGACCTGGTCGGACTCGGCACGGCCTTCGAGTATCACTCGGTCGATCCGGACGAGGTCCGGGCAAACGTGGATGGAACCGTCGCGTACGCGAAGCTTGCGGCCGACCTGGGTTGTCCGGGCGTCAAGGTGCGCCCCAACGGCCTGCAGCTCGAAGCGGGCGTCCCGGAAGAGGCGACCCTCGAGCAGATCGGGAAAGCCGTCGGGGAGTGTGCGGAAGCGGCCGACGGCCTGGGCGTACAGATCCGGGTCGAGGTGCACGGCAAGGACACCCAGGAACCGCGGCGCATGCGCGCCATCATGGACTACGCGGACCATCCCAATGCCTATATCTGCTGGAACTCGAATTTCGGCGAGGTGCAGGATGGATCCATCGAGGCGAACTACCGGCTGCTGTCCCACAAGATCGGCCTGGTGCACATCACCGAGATCTATCGCGCGGAGTATCCCTGGCGGGAGCTGTTCCGGTTGCTTCAAGCGGACGGTTACGACGGGTACACGCTCGCTGAAATCGCCCACAGCCCCGAACCCGAGCGGCTGATGGGCTACTACAAGGCCCTCTGGGAAGCGTACCAGGCGTAAGTGCCCGCGCGGCACGAAACTGCGCTCGAGTGCCCGCGCGGCATGAACTATCGAATCCGGTCCGTATTGAAAGGGATCTCCAATACATGACTACGGCACAGAAAATATCGCAAGAATCCGTCTACCGCGAAAGGACGCCGGGATCCTTTGAAGCGTTCAAGCGCGCGGGTGAAGTCATGCCCGGCGTCGCCAAGGGCGCCTACTACTACGCGCCTTACCCGGTCACCATCGCGCGGGCCGAAGGCTGCCACCTGTACGACGTGGACGGCAACCGGTACGTGGATTTCGCCAACCACCACACGACGCAGATCCTGGGGCACAATCACCCGGCTGTCGTCCAGGCGGTGGAGCGACAGCTGGAGCAGGGCATTGCCGTAGCCGCGCCCATGGGGATCGAAACGGCGCTGGCGGACGAGCTGTGCCGGCGAGTGGAATCGCTGGAGATGGTTCGGTTCTGCAACTCCGGGACGGAGGCGACACTCCACGCGATCCGGCTGGCCCGGGAATACACGGGCCGTCACCTCATCGCCAAGTTCGAAGGAGGCTACCACGGCAGTCACGACGCCGTCGAAATCAGCACCTCGCCCGATCCGGCGAAGGCGGGTCCCGCGGACCGGCCGGTGCCCGTGGCCAGCGCGGGGGGCATGCCCCCCAACGCCACCGACAACGTCGTCATCCTGCCCTTCGACGACGAGGTGGCCGTCGAGGCGATTGTCGCGGAGAAAAGTGGCGAACTGGCGGCCGTGATCCTCGACCCGAAGACGGGCGTCATCCCCCAGCGCATGGACTTCGTGAAGGCGGTGCGCGAGATCACCGCGCGTTACGGCGTGCTTCTGATCCTTGACGAAATCGTGGGATTCCGCGCGTCACCGGGCGGTGTCCAGGCCCAGTGCGGCATCCTGCCCGACCTGAGCACCTACGGCAAGATCGTGGGCGGGGGGTTTCCCGCGGGTGCATTCGGTGGCCGCAGGGAACTGATGTCCCTGCTGGATCCCACCGTGGGCAAGGTCCGGGTTTTCCAGAGCGGTTCCTTCAGCGCCCACCCGGTCACCATGGCCGCGGGTGTCGCCATGCTGGAAGTGCTGACGCCCGACGTATATACAAGGCTCGACCGCCTCATCGATCGTCTCGTGCAGGGTCTCGAAGACGTGTTCGCCCGTACGGGTACCGTGGCGACGGCGGCCGCGTCCGGCTCCACCTTCAGCATCTATTTCACACGGGGGCCGGTCCGAACCTACCGCGCCGTGGCGGCGGCGGACAAGGGTCCCGTATCCGCGTTGTTCCTCGGGCTGTTGAACCGCGGTTACTACCTGTCGAACGGCCTCGCCATGAACTGCCTTTCCGCGGCCATGGACGAATCACATATCGACGGACTCGTCGAGGCGGTGGCAGGTACGCTGGAAGAAATCTGACAGTCCGCTTGGTCCGCATGGTCCGCACGGACCGCATTCACCGACCATCCATTCAACACAGGATCCGAACCATGCCCCAATCCTTCAAGTTTGCTGCTGCCCTGCTCGGCGCCGTTGCCGCCTTCTTCCTGGTCCCCTTGCTTATCGCAGCACAAGGCGGTTCCGGGGAATCGGCCGCGCGGCCCCTTCCGCCGGACGCCTCCCCGCGGGACCAGCAGGTCTTCAGGTACATGAGCCCGGAGCCCCGCACGCTCGATTCCGCGATTAACGACTACGACACGGAAGACACCATCATCCCCTTCGAGCCCCTGCTCCGCCGCGATCCAAACTGGAATCCGGAACCCGCGGCCGCCGACAGCTACACGTCTTCCCCGGACGGCAAGACCTGGACCTTCAATCTTCGCCCGGGCGCGAGATGGAGCGACGGCCGTCCCGTGACGGCCCATGACTTCGTCTACTCCTTCCGCCGCATGCTGGACCCGGAGGAGGCCAATCCCTACGGGTTCTTCTACCACGACTTCAAGAACGCCAGGCCCATCAACCGCGGCGAGATCAAGGACCTGACCCAGCTGGGCGTCCGAGCGGTCGACGATCTCACGCTGGTCATCGAGACGGAGAAGTCGGCGCCGTACCTTCCCTACATCGTATCCTACGGGAATGCGCTGCCG encodes:
- a CDS encoding Gfo/Idh/MocA family oxidoreductase, which codes for RYRAAVIGLGRMGSTFDDEIDQGGSIFLPYCHAPSYQAAPDVDLVAGADPHDEQRSIFGERWGIEDDHLYADYRDMLEKERIDLLSVCTTARIRSRIVQDAARAGVKAIWAEKPIALTLAEADDMVETCAKHGVALAINCARRWHPFFAHAKTMIEEDELGEIVQVTGYGQCGLSHNGSHLIDIVRYMAGGRVEWVYGEMESDEAAAGEKDLMGNGYLAFDNGVRAFVRGMPCGIANWEIDVLGTKGRFRSIANGQDAELVKLHPGGPRGRGVPARMPFPWPARFPSMGLTIVADLISAVESGHPPKCSGVDGREALEVAIALRESHRRGGQKVHLPVPDRDSGILSSEIHQDDVPARVRRLRG
- a CDS encoding sugar phosphate isomerase/epimerase, whose product is MKLGFVTYQIGRDWDVPAIIDMCDRTGFTGVELRTTHAHGVESSLSADERSEVRRSFEDSGMDLVGLGTAFEYHSVDPDEVRANVDGTVAYAKLAADLGCPGVKVRPNGLQLEAGVPEEATLEQIGKAVGECAEAADGLGVQIRVEVHGKDTQEPRRMRAIMDYADHPNAYICWNSNFGEVQDGSIEANYRLLSHKIGLVHITEIYRAEYPWRELFRLLQADGYDGYTLAEIAHSPEPERLMGYYKALWEAYQA
- a CDS encoding aspartate aminotransferase family protein — its product is MTTAQKISQESVYRERTPGSFEAFKRAGEVMPGVAKGAYYYAPYPVTIARAEGCHLYDVDGNRYVDFANHHTTQILGHNHPAVVQAVERQLEQGIAVAAPMGIETALADELCRRVESLEMVRFCNSGTEATLHAIRLAREYTGRHLIAKFEGGYHGSHDAVEISTSPDPAKAGPADRPVPVASAGGMPPNATDNVVILPFDDEVAVEAIVAEKSGELAAVILDPKTGVIPQRMDFVKAVREITARYGVLLILDEIVGFRASPGGVQAQCGILPDLSTYGKIVGGGFPAGAFGGRRELMSLLDPTVGKVRVFQSGSFSAHPVTMAAGVAMLEVLTPDVYTRLDRLIDRLVQGLEDVFARTGTVATAAASGSTFSIYFTRGPVRTYRAVAAADKGPVSALFLGLLNRGYYLSNGLAMNCLSAAMDESHIDGLVEAVAGTLEEI